From the genome of Lasioglossum baleicum chromosome 13, iyLasBale1, whole genome shotgun sequence, one region includes:
- the Vps11 gene encoding vacuolar protein sorting 11 yields MAFLEWRRFNFFDLKKEVDEGNIAKALRDGEVTAATSGNGNLIFGDNKGNIHKVDRKYNVITFRAYEVTLTLAQQVQHSAFLFTIGEDDLGCNPTIKVWNLTKLDKQGNPTCVRISRAIPSNKGVPATALYVHTSLTLMAIGFGDGSIMLYRGDLTRERKIKIKVLKSTNVPITGLAIRAMSKQTHLFVATTNSIFLYNITVKDKEFKSPLDNMGCSRNCSVLAESMQDSHFMIGRNDAIYCYTPDGRGPCYAAGGQKIMLEWFRSYLVIISKEAANVPRRTATISAKPSTIEPIPQGADKHMITVLDIKNKLIVFYAPMLSVQAVLSEWGGFFILSGDSKLYHLDEKDLQSKLALLFKKSLYDVSIRIAKNQQYDAESLVEIFRQYGDHLYLKGDHNGAIEQYIKTIGKLEPSYVIRKFLDSQHIDNLITYLQALHKNGQGTEDHTTLLLNCYTKLNQTDKLKEFIMTKDREVDFDVEVAIKVCRQASPEDALLLAQKHGHHEWYLRIQIEDKHEYRKALEYIATLEFEEAESNMKKYGNILIENVPDESTQFLKALCTSYRPSNKPLVDQEALDGTVEQEIDKATPEDFIHLFLNNSERLVEFLEHLVKTNTKWSTLVYNTLVEHYLHVWSALDNDVSKVQYEQKIVRLLQSSEACYDKDQILILCHQHNFRRGLLFLYEESKLYQEILRFHLREGDSEQVLATCKRFGHQDPNLWVQALWSVARNKDAPTKLLADILAYIAQERLLSPLMVIDAISTSLSCTVGDVKTYLNSVLRTEQEQTQADIELTEKYRTDTQKIREQIESIKSSTIIFQGARCSACQHQLKLPSVHFMCQHSYHQHCFQRFSENENECPACLPENKKLLDIIKAQEQSKDLHETFHSLLDRAEDPFSLVADYFGRGVFKKLMVITDTDKLLPPTATKFEEPKLNYGPGAEARIRLTEGKNSTLGKVEPRRIVENFPAVDDRARSFPKADSSVYSSSLEANIYSGDMLTPRGNSRKESPVPIRHLAVTNKTPPKSSPKNMEYDESKNPFAEDSKNPFAVDSKNPFAGDKDDDDEEDVVNDDNDDDDKDYNKNLNPFTR; encoded by the exons ATGGCATTCCTTGAG TGGAGACGCTTCAATTTCTTCGACCTGAAGAAAGAGGTCGACGAAGGAAATATCGCCAAGGCTCTCAGG GACGGAGAAGTCACTGCAGCTACGAGTGGAAACGGCAACTTGATATTCGGAGACAACAAAGGGAACATCCATAAAGTTGACAGGAAGTACAATGTTATCACGTTCAGGGCGTACGAGGTTACTTTAACCTTAGCTCAGCAAGTTCAACATTCCGCTTTCCTGTTCACCATTGGT GAAGACGATCTTGGTTGTAATCCTACGATAAAAGTATGGAACTTGACTAAACTAGACAAACAGGGTAATCCGACATGCGTCCGCATAAGCAGAGCTATACCCAGCAACAAAGGAGTTCCTGCGACTGCACTGTATGTGCATACTAGTCTGACTTTAATGGCTATTGGGTTTGGAGATGGCTCTATTATGCTGTACAG GGGTGACCTGACCAGGGAGAGAAAGATCAAGATAAAGGTGTTGAAAAGCACAAATGTTCCTATCACCGGTCTTGCGATAAGGGCTATGAGCAAACAAACTCACCTATTCGTTGCTACAACGAACAGCATCTTTTTGTACAATATTACTGTAAAAGATAAGGAATTCAAGTCTCCGTTGGACAATATGGGTTGCAGCAGAAACTGCAGCGTCCTTGCGGAATCCATGCAAGACAGTCACTTTATGATCGGTCGTAACGAT GCAATATATTGTTACACGCCCGATGGTAGAGGTCCTTGTTACGCGGCAGGAGGCCAGAAAATAATGTTAGAGTGGTTCAGAAGTTACCTAGTGATTATATCGAAAGAAGCTGCTAATGTTCCAAGAAGGACCGCCACGATTTCTGCGAAACCAAG TACCATAGAGCCGATACCACAAGGCGCGGATAAACATATGATCACGGTACTAGATATAAAAAACAAATTGATCGTCTTCTACGCGCCGATGCTCTCCGTGCAAGCCGTGTTATCAGAATGGGGCGGATTTTTTATACTCAGCGGAGATAGCAAGCTGTACCACTTGGACGAGAAAGACTTGCAGTCGAAATTAGCCTTACTCTTTAAAAAGAGTTTATACGACGTATCTATAAG GATAGCCAAAAATCAACAGTACGATGCCGAAAGTCTGGTGGAAATCTTCCGGCAGTACGGGGACCATTTGTACTTGAAAGGAGACCACAATGGTGCCATAGAACAGTATATAAAAACCATTGGGAAATTAGAACCTTCCTACGTGATCAGAAAATTTCTCGACTCTCAACACATAGATAATCTAATCACTTACTTGCAAGCACTGCATAAAAACGGTCAAGGAACTGAAGATCACACAACGTTGTTACTAAACTGCTACACGAAACTGAATCAAACGGATAAATTGAAAGAATTTATTATG ACGAAAGATAGAGAAGTTGATTTCGACGTGGAAGTCGCGATAAAAGTGTGCCGTCAAGCATCTCCGGAAGACGCTTTGCTGCTCGCCCAGAAGCACGGCCACCACGAGTGGTATCTTCGCATTCAAATCGAGGACAAACACGAGTACAGGAAGGCGTTGGAGTACATCGCAACTTTGGAGTTCGAAGAA GCAGAATCTAACATGAAGAAGTACGGCAATATTCTGATAGAAAACGTCCCGGACGAGTCCACGCAATTTCTGAAGGCCTTGTGCACCAGCTATAGACCTTCTAACAAACCTTTGGTGGATCAG GAAGCTTTAGATGGCACCGTGGAACAAGAGATTGACAAAGCTACTCCCGAGGATTTCATTCACCTATTCCTCAACAATTCTGAACGTCTTGTAGAGTTCCTTGAACACTTGGTTAAAACGAACACCAA GTGGAGTACTTTGGTGTACAACACACTGGTAGAACATTACCTGCACGTGTGGTCGGCCTTGGACAACGACGTGTCGAAAGTGCAATACGAGCAGAAGATAGTCAGGCTTCTGCAGAGCTCGGAGGCGTGTTACGATAAGGATCAGATTTTGATTCTGTGCCATCAGCACAATTTCAGACGAGGGTTGCTGTTCCTTTACGAAGAAAGCAAACT ATACCAAGAGATCCTACGATTTCATTTGCGAGAGGGCGACAGCGAGCAAGTGCTAGCCACTTGCAAACGATTCGGCCATCAGGATCCGAATCTGTGGGTCCAAGCTCTGTGGAGTGTCGCCAGGAACAAGGATGCTCCGACGAAACTGCTCGCGGACATTTTAGCTTACATAG CTCAAGAAAGACTGTTATCACCGCTAATGGTGATCGACGCGATCTCAACCTCGCTCTCCTGCACGGTGGGAGACGTGAAGACTTATCTGAACAGTGTGCTGCGAACAGAGCAAGAACAGACACAAGCGGACATAGAGTTGACCGAGAAGTATCGAACGGACACACAGAAAATACGAGAACAAATCGAGTCGATTAAAAGCAGCACAATCATTTTCCAAGGTGCGCGTTGCAGTGCGTGTCAACATCAGCTGAAGCTACCATCGGTGCATTTCATGTGCCAACACTCGTATCATCAACA TTGTTTCCAACGATTCTCGGAGAACGAgaacgaatgtccagcttgtTTGCCtgaaaataaaaagttattaGACATCATCAAAGCGCAGGAACAGTCGAAGGACCTTCACGAGACATTCCACAGTTTGCTTGACCGGGCTGAGGATCCGTTTTCATTGGTTGCCGACTATTTTGGTCGTGGGGTGTTCAAGAAGTTGATGGTGATCACTGACACGGACAAATTATTGCCGCCAACCGCTACCAAATTCGAGGAACCGAAACTAAACTATGGACCAGGGGCGGAAGCGAGGATCAGATTGACGGAGGGGAAGAATTCGACCTTGg GAAAAGTCGAACCTCGGCGTATAGTCGAGAATTTTCCAGCAGTGGATGATCGTGCGCGATCGTTCCCGAAGGCGGATTCCAGCGTCTATTCCTCATCACTGGAAGCGAATATTTACAGTGGCGACATGTTAACCCCCCGTGGAAATTCGAGGAAAGAGTCGCCGGTACCTATAAGACATTTAGCTGTAACGAATAAGACCCCGCCAAAGTCGTCACCAAAGAATATGGAATACGACGAGTCGAAGAACCCATTCGCGGAGGACTCGAAGAACCCATTCGCGGTGGACTCGAAGAACCCATTCGCGGGGGACAAAGACGACGACGATGAGGAGGACGTCGTCAACGACGACAATGACGACGATGACAAAGACTATAACAAAAATTTGAATCCGTTCACCAGATAA